One Mycolicibacterium rufum genomic window, CGGCGATGACGACGCCGGACCCGACGAACAGGCCGGCACCGATGACGCCACCGATGGCGATCATCGTCAGCTGACGCTGGCTGAGGGCCTTCTTCAGGGTGGGTGCTGCACTCATGTGAACCTCCAGCGCCTAGCGAATTGCGACCGACGGAGTCTACCCAAGTGTGACACCGCTCACACTGGTGTCGGAAGGGACCGGCAGTCCGACGGCGCGCCAGCCCCGCCGGAAGCGGCAGCCGCGCGATGATGCTCATGTGACTGATGATGCGAATGTGATTGAGTCGCCATCTGCGCCGCAGGACCCGCCGCGGACGAGGTCGATGCCCAAGCCACCGGTCACCCGCGAGCAGGTCGACCGATGGGGGCGAGCAGCCCGCGCGGCGGCGCGGCAGGCGCGGGCCGCCGCCGCCGAAGCCACCCGAACCGGGGCGCGCGGCGTCGCGCAGGTGTGGCGGGCGATCGGCGCGGTACCCCCGGCGGTGCGGCTGTTCGTCGGCGCGGGGATCCTCATGCTGACCGGCGTCGCGGGCGCGCTTGCCCTCCACGACACCCTCGGCCTGCTGTGCACGGTCGTCGTGGTGCCGGTGTGTGCCGCCACCCTGGGCGCCCTCGGGCACCGTTGGTACAGCGGACTCGGGGACGACGCGGCACCGCGCGCCGACGCCCGGCCGCCCGCCTCGGACCTGGAGCGGTCGGTGCACTACGTCGACAGGAAGCTGGCGCTGGCGCTGACGTCTCTGGGCACCGAGCGCCACCAGCAGGCCGTCATCGCGCTCTTCCAGGCGAAGACGGCGGTCGAGCTCACGCTGGGCACCGAGCAGGACGATGCGGAGTGTGGCGATCTGCTCGTGCGCGCCGACGACTACGGCCTGCGACCACGGATCCGGGCCGGATCCGAGCCCACACCTGCCCTGCGAGAGGGCGATTCGCTGGCGGCGTCGTGATCATCGCCGGACAGGTGGCGCTCATCGAGGACGACCACACGTTGGTGCTGAATCGCGGTGCCGAGGCCGGGGTCACCGTGGGCATGGTGTTCACGGTGAGGGCTGGCGACGGACGGGTGATCACCGATCCGGAAACCGGCCGGGAGTTGGGCACGCTGAGCCGGGAGAAGCTGCGGGTGCGGGTGTTCGATGTGCAACCGCTGTTCTCCCGGGCGCACACCGTCGTCATGACCGACGACTTCCATGGTCTGCTCCAGATCCGTTTCGCGGCAACGCCTGTCGAAGAGGTGGTGACTGTCGACGTCGGCGATGCCGTCGAACTGGTGCCCAGTCGGTATCGGCAGGATGCTGACGGGGCCCACGGCTGACGACAGGAGCTGTTGCCCGACGCGCCCACCGTCGCTAGATTTCGGGCATGCGTGGGGTGGGGATCGCGTCGTGGGGTGTCGTCGTCGTCATCGGTGCGGCGAGCGGGGGAACGGCTCATGCCGAACCGCCTCCCACGCCGGTGTCGACCATCAACGGCGCCGTACCGGAGGGAGTGCTGGCGCCTCTGCAGGAGGTCTCGACGATGATCGACACCGTCGATGCGGATGGGCAGCGGTTGGTCGTCTTCCAGGGGGTGCGCAGACCGGGAACGCGCGCGCCGATACACGTCCATGCGCACGGTGGCGTGACGTGCGTGCTGAGCGGCACCATGACCGACTTCGTCGAAGGCCATGAGCCCATGACCTTTCCCGCGGGCACGTGCTATTACATGCCGCCCGGTATTCCGATGGCCGCGGCCAATCTGGGAACCGAGGACGTCCGCATCACCGATACCTTCACCCTCCCGCCGGATGCACCCGTCATCACCGTGATCGAAGCGGGGTGGTCTGATCCCGATCCCGACGACGCCGGCTGAGCGGGAGAATTGTCGGACCCCTCGGTGAGGATGGGGTCATGTCCTCGACCGGCGTCGTCGCCTCGCAGTCGGAGCGGATCGATGTGCTGTTCGAGGAGTTGGCGGAGCTGACCGGTCAGCGCAACGCGATCGACGGACGGATCGTCGAGATCGTCGCGGAGATGGAGCGCGACGGGTTGCGTGGCGTCACCGGCGCCCGGTCGGCGGCGCACCTGGTGGCGTGGAAGACCGGGGTGTCTCCGTCGCGTGCGGAAACCCTTGCCGCGGTGGCGGATCGGGCCGAGGAGTTCCCGCAGTGTGTTGCCGGGTTGCGGGAGGGACGGCTGTCGCTGGATCAGGTCGGGGTCATCGCCCAGCGGGCCGCTGACGGCTCCGATGAGCACTACGCCGCGTTGGCCGCCACGGCGACGGTGGCGCAGCTGCGGACCGCGCTCAAGCTCGCGCCGAAACCCCGACCCGAGGCCGAAGCCGAAACCGACCCCGACGCGGACCCACAGCCCGAGCCCGATCCCGGGCCGCAGCCGTCGGTCACGAGAACCTCCGACGAGCAGTACACCTCCTGGTACATCCGGCTGCCGCATGTGGAAGCGGCGGTGTTCGACGCCGCGCTGCAATCCCACCGCGACGCGTTGATCGCCGACTGGAAGCGCGACGCCGAAAAGTTCGGCGGCGCAGGCGATCAGCGGCCACGATTGCCCAGCCTCGCGGACGCGTTCCTGCGCCTGGTGTACGCCGGCTGGGACGCCGAAGCGGCAGAGCGTCCGCACGGGCAGCGCACCACCGTGGTCGTGCACGTCGACGTCACCGACCGGGTGGGGTCACTGCACCTGGGTCCGTTGCTGTCCGACGCCGACCGGCAGTACCTAGCGTGTGACGCCACCTGCGAGGTGTGGTTCCAGCGCGACGGGCGCACCCTGGGTGCCGGCCGATCGACGCGGACGGTCAACCGGCGGCTGCGCCGGGCGCTCGAGTATCGCGACCGGACGTGCGTGGTGCCGGGCTGCGGCGCGACCCGTGGGCTGCATGCCCATCACCTGAAGCATTGGGAGGACGGCGGGCTGACCGAGTTGGCCAACCTCGCGCTGGTCTGCCCCTACCATCACCGCGCGCACCACCGCGGGCTCATCACGATCCGCGGACCCGCCGACCAGCTCGTCGTCACCGACCACGCCGGCCGCCCCATGACCTCGGCGTCTCTCGCTCGACCGCCCACCCAACCCCCACCCGACGTCGCACCCTGCTCCGGCCCGACGGGGGAGCGCGCCCAGTGGTGGTGGTACGAGCCGTTCCGCCCCCAACCGCCACCGTCGGTCAACTGAGATCGGCGCGCCGCCGACATCCAGCAAAAGCACACGGACTGGTGCTCGGAAGTTCGAAGTGCACATGGCGGGGCCGTGGTCCCGGAAACGACACGTGGAAAAGCCATTTCGCGAAGAGGTTGCGGGCGGGGCGCCGAACGGCGTGGGCATGAGCTAGTGTTCTCCGCCGTGCAAACTGGCTATGGTGACTATCGGCTTTGCCGGCGTGCTGGCCTGCGCCCCCGTCGCACACGCGGTCACCCCGATTGGGCCGGTGCCGCTACAGCAGGGTTCCGACTGCGACCCGAACTACTCGGGTCCCTGCGTGCCGATCGCCAGCGACGTCGACTGCGCCGGCGGCAGCGGTAACGGCCCCGCCTACGTCCAAGGCCCGGTGACGGTCGTCGGCAACGACATCTACGACCTCGACAGGGACGGCAACGGCACGGGCTGCGAGTCGTAGCAGACCGTCAGGCGAACACGTCAGCGTGCGTCCGGACGTACTGCGCCGGCGTTTGGGCGGGTTGACCGGTGAGGGCCGTGTAGTCACCGGTCGACCGGTCGTACCGTCCCGCCCGGTGCAGCAGCGCCATCGTCTCGAGGTGCTGACGGAGATGGCCGGGCAGCCCCAACGGGTCGAGCACGTCGCGGAGCCACCGGTCGTGCTCGATGTCGGTCCCGCGAACGGGGCGCCCGAGGGCGGTCGCGTACTCGGCGGCCAGGCCTTCGATGTCGAGGGCCGCCGGACCGGTCAACTCGTACACCTTGCCGATGTGCGGCCCCGGATCGGTGAGCACCGCGGTGACTGCCCGTGCGACGTCGCCGGCGGCGATCGGCGAGGTCCGGCCCGAACCGAACGGCAACGCCAGCACACCATTGTTCCGCACGCCGGGAGCGGCCAACCAGGTGAACAGTGGATTGTCCAGGAAGGCAGTCGGTCTCATGTGCACCACGGGCAGCCCAGACCAGTTCAGTACCTGTTCTGCCAGGTAGTGCAGACGATGCTGATCGGACTCCTCGGTGCTCGTCAACGTCATCTGAGACACCGTCATCTGAGACATGTTGACCAGCGCCTCGACCGTCCCCTCCTCGAGGACCGCTGAGGCCATCACGGCCGTCGCCGCCAGATACTCCGGTGACACGCTCATCGAGAAGAACACGCGGTCAACCCCCGCGACCGCAGCCACGACGTCGCGAGGCCGGGTGAGGTCACCGACCGCCACGTCGACGCCGAGGGTGCGCAGCCGAGCGGCCCGGTCATCGTCGCGGTGCACGTAAGCACGCACCCGGCACCCGGCGGCGATCAGTCGCTCGACCACATGGCGGCTCACCCCACCGGTGCCGCCGCCGGCGCCGGTGACCAGGTAGACCGGACCTGACATGGTGCCTCCGCTGCTCGCGCTACCGGTGGTCGTGGCCGACGGGACGCCCGGCGAGCACGCGCAGCCGTGCGGCGACGTCTCCGTCGCGCAGGTGACCCGCGGCCACCAGAACCTCCTCCAGCGCCGCGAGCCAGTGGTCGTAATACCGCCATGGCGGCCGGGTAGCCTCGGCACTCGTCTGCCACGCCTCGATACGGGCGACCAGGGCCGTCTGAAAGTCGCGCCACGTCAGAAATCCGTTCTCCGTCAACGTCATCGCCATTGCGAAAGCGCGGCTCTCCCACGGCTCGGCGAACACCAACTCCCCGTTCGCGCGCGGCGGAGCGAGCGGGCCGGTGATCTCGAGGGGGACGCTCACGGGGCCGCTACCCGTGCGACACCCACCATGGCCTCGCGCGTGACCAGCGAGGCAAGTCGGTCCTCGGTCCACCCGGCGGTGCCCTCCGGGCGCTCGGGCAGGACGAGCCACCGCACCTCGCTGCTGGAGTCGTGCACCGTGATCCGCACCTGCTCACTCAGATCCAGGCCCATCTCGGCGAGCACGCTGCGGGGCTCTTTCACCACCCGGGCGCGGTAGGCAGGGTCTTTGTACCAGCTCGGTGGCAACCCGAGGAGCTGCCACGGGTAGCAGGAGCACAGGGTGCACACCACCACGTGGTGCTCGGTGGGCGTGTTCTCCACGACGGCGACGTACTCGGTCTGCGGACCGAGGAAGCCGAGGTGGCCGATGGCGGCGGTCCCGTCCTCGAGCAACCACTGTCGGTAGGCCGGATCGGTCCACGCCTTGGCGACGACCGTCGCCCCGTTGAGCGGTCCGATGACCGTTTCGTAGGTCATGACGATGGTGTCGAGCGCGGCAGGGTCGACGATGCCCTCCTCGCTGAGCAGTTGTTCCATGGCCTCCGCGCGCAGAGCCGGCGACGGTTCTTCATCGGTCATCGGCGGGCCTCGAGGTAGCTCTCGTAGAGATCGAGCGTGACGTCGAAATCGTCGGTGCCCGCGCCGAAGAGGTCTGCTGCGGCGAACCGCACGGAGTACACGTACTGCGGGTTCTCGCCGCGGAAATGCGCATTGGTGTCCGGGAAGACGAACGCGGTGCGGACACGGTCGATCACCCCGGGACGGGACCGGGCGTAGCGGGGCAGGCGGGTGTGTCCGTCCGGGGCCCAGTCCTTCGTGCGGACCGGCTGACCGACCCGGAACACCGGATCGGTATCGACCCGGCGCACGGAGCCGGGCGGTCGCGTCGACGGCGCCCGTCGTTGACGCGGCAACGCGGCGGGCTGCGCGACCTGATCCCCGCGCAGCGCGCGTGCTCTGGCGCGCACCGCATCGCGGGGCAACAGGCCGGACTCGTCCAGAATCCTCTCGGCGCCGTTCAGCCACCGGCCGTAGTATCCGTCGTCGAAATAGGCTGCCGCGTCGAGTCGTTCGAGCGTATGTCGAAACGAGTCGGTGTTGCCTCCCGACGCACGGTTGGCGAGCAGCGCAAGGGCGAAGGCGCGGCCCTGCCACGGCTGCGCGAACACCGGCTCATCGGGAACGGGAGGTCGCAGAGGACCCCATCCGTCGCTGCCGCCCATATCGGCGATACCGTCCATGCGTCAGCGCCCGGGGAGACGCTCGGTGACCTGTTGGAGTATCCACTCGTTGCCGTCGGGGTCGGCGAAGGACGCGTGCGAGGTGTAGCTCCGGCCTTCCGGATCGGGTCCGGCCACCCTGGCCGCGTCGCCGGCACGGTTGAACACCCCCGACCGGTCGTGGAACACCTCGCTGACGGCCACCCCTCTTCCCGCCAACTCGTCGCGGGTGGCCTGGATATCGGTGACCACCAGATACAGGCCTTGCACCGAACCCGGCGCGGCCGTGGTGACCCCGTCGCCGAAGATCACCGAGCAGGGCGACCCCGGCGGCGTCACCTGCACGATGCGGTAGCCCTCCTCGACCGAAAAGTCGGCGTCAGGCCGCCACCCGAGCGTGTCCCGGTAGAACTGCAGTGACCTGTCGACATCGGCCACGGGGATGACGATCACTTCGAGCTTCGCGTCCATCAGGTTTCCTTCGCTGTCGTGATTTGCGCGGTCGCGGGGTCAGTCCTGCTCGCCGATCGATTGGGCGTAGGTCTTGCCGTAGGGATAGAACAGATCCTTATTGCCGGCTTCCCACTCAGCCTTCAGCCGGGACTCGGTGATGTCCCAGTCCGGACGGCACTTCTGCAGCACCGCGCGAAGGTCCATCCGCAGTTCCTCCATCGTCGGCCGACCAAAGAACCAGTAGCCGTTGTAGACCTTGTAGACCACCAGACCCGGCTCCAGCACCACCACGTGCGGAATCATCGGATTGTGCAAAGGGTCGGTGTATTCGGCGATGTCGAGGTCCTTGGCCACCTTGCGCCCCGCGTCGGACAGGAACGGCCAGTGCGCGCCCACACCTGACCGATACTCATTCGTCTCGGTGATGTTGTCCGTGCTGATCGTGACGAGGCGACAGTAGGCCACCTCGAGTTCGCGGTGGAATTGCACGAGCTGTTCTGCCTGGCGCCGGTCCTTGGGGCAGAACCCGCCCCGGCTCAAGACGAGCACCATGGGATGCTGGCCCTGCAGTTCGGAGAGCGTGCGCCGGTGAGCGGTGTGATCGGAGAGCTGGTAGTCGGGGAAGATAGCGCCGGGGACGATGTCTGCGCGCATCGCGTCTCCTTGATCGACCTCTCCGGTGACCGGTTGCTGCTGCTCGCCCCACTATAAGTCGAGTCATGGCCACCCGGGCCGCTATCGGCGGGATCCGGTCGTCAGGGGGCGCGCGGCAGCTGCGCCCCCTCGGCGCGGACCGAGCCGCGCCGCCGCGGCGTCTCCTGCGCGGCCAGCGGAGTCGCGATGTCCTCCAACGACTTCCCCTCGGCGTCCACCGCCAGGAACCAGGCCACCAGCCCGCCGGCGATCATCACCGCCGCGCCCAGCAGGTAGCCCAGGAACAGCCGGAACGGCTCCGAGCCGTCACCGATCAGGGCGCCGTAGATCACCGGGCCCAGCGCGCCGAAGCACTGCGCGATCGCGAAGAACACCGCGATCGCCTTCGCCCGCACCTCCAGCGGGAAGATCTCGCTCACCGTCAGGTACGCCGAACTCGCTCCCGCGGAGGCGAAGAAGAAGATGACGCACCACGCGATCGTCTGCGTCAGCGCGTTCAGCGCGCCCGCGTTGAACAGCACAGCGCTCAGCGCCAGCAGAAGGCCCGACAGCACATAGGTTCCGGCGATCATCTTCCTGCGGCCGATAGTGTCGAAGAAGTGGCCGATGGTCAGCGGCCCGGCGAGGTTGCCGACCGCGAACGCGATCAGATACAGCGGCGTCGACTCCGACGGCACCCCGTAGAACTTGCCCAGCACCAGCGTGTAGGTGAAGAAGATCGCGTTGTAGAGGAACGACTGGCTGATCATCAGCGAGGCGCCCAGCATCGACCGGCTCGGATACTGCTTGAACAGCACCCGCGTCAGCGCCAGGTAGCCGATCTTCTCCGTCGGCCGCAGCTCGATCGCCTTGTTCTCGTCCACCGGCGGCAGGTCCACGCCGGTGGCCTTCACCTCGCGTTCGATGTAGGAGATCGACTCCTCGGCCGCGGCCTCCCGGCCGTTCATCACCTGCCACCGCGGGCTCTCCGGCAGATGCCGCCGCACCACCAGGATCACCAGGCCCAGCACCGGCCCGATCAGGAACGCCAGCCGCCAGCCCACGCTGAGGTCCATCGACTTGAGGAACACGAACGTGCCCAGCGTGCCGAGTACTGCACCCGCCCAATACGTTCCGTTGACCGCGATGTCGACGCGACCGCGGTAGCGCGCCGGGATCAGCTCGTCGATCGCCGAGTTGATCGCCGCGTATTCGCCGCCGATCCCCATACCCGCGATGAACCGGGTGACATAGAGGAAGGCCACCCAGCCTGCGCCGTTGCCCAGCGTCAGCGC contains:
- a CDS encoding cupin domain-containing protein, whose amino-acid sequence is MRGVGIASWGVVVVIGAASGGTAHAEPPPTPVSTINGAVPEGVLAPLQEVSTMIDTVDADGQRLVVFQGVRRPGTRAPIHVHAHGGVTCVLSGTMTDFVEGHEPMTFPAGTCYYMPPGIPMAAANLGTEDVRITDTFTLPPDAPVITVIEAGWSDPDPDDAG
- a CDS encoding HNH endonuclease signature motif containing protein, translated to MSSTGVVASQSERIDVLFEELAELTGQRNAIDGRIVEIVAEMERDGLRGVTGARSAAHLVAWKTGVSPSRAETLAAVADRAEEFPQCVAGLREGRLSLDQVGVIAQRAADGSDEHYAALAATATVAQLRTALKLAPKPRPEAEAETDPDADPQPEPDPGPQPSVTRTSDEQYTSWYIRLPHVEAAVFDAALQSHRDALIADWKRDAEKFGGAGDQRPRLPSLADAFLRLVYAGWDAEAAERPHGQRTTVVVHVDVTDRVGSLHLGPLLSDADRQYLACDATCEVWFQRDGRTLGAGRSTRTVNRRLRRALEYRDRTCVVPGCGATRGLHAHHLKHWEDGGLTELANLALVCPYHHRAHHRGLITIRGPADQLVVTDHAGRPMTSASLARPPTQPPPDVAPCSGPTGERAQWWWYEPFRPQPPPSVN
- a CDS encoding NAD(P)H-binding protein — its product is MSGPVYLVTGAGGGTGGVSRHVVERLIAAGCRVRAYVHRDDDRAARLRTLGVDVAVGDLTRPRDVVAAVAGVDRVFFSMSVSPEYLAATAVMASAVLEEGTVEALVNMSQMTVSQMTLTSTEESDQHRLHYLAEQVLNWSGLPVVHMRPTAFLDNPLFTWLAAPGVRNNGVLALPFGSGRTSPIAAGDVARAVTAVLTDPGPHIGKVYELTGPAALDIEGLAAEYATALGRPVRGTDIEHDRWLRDVLDPLGLPGHLRQHLETMALLHRAGRYDRSTGDYTALTGQPAQTPAQYVRTHADVFA
- a CDS encoding nitrile hydratase accessory protein; protein product: MSVPLEITGPLAPPRANGELVFAEPWESRAFAMAMTLTENGFLTWRDFQTALVARIEAWQTSAEATRPPWRYYDHWLAALEEVLVAAGHLRDGDVAARLRVLAGRPVGHDHR
- the nthA gene encoding nitrile hydratase subunit alpha, which produces MTDEEPSPALRAEAMEQLLSEEGIVDPAALDTIVMTYETVIGPLNGATVVAKAWTDPAYRQWLLEDGTAAIGHLGFLGPQTEYVAVVENTPTEHHVVVCTLCSCYPWQLLGLPPSWYKDPAYRARVVKEPRSVLAEMGLDLSEQVRITVHDSSSEVRWLVLPERPEGTAGWTEDRLASLVTREAMVGVARVAAP
- the nthB gene encoding nitrile hydratase subunit beta produces the protein MDGIADMGGSDGWGPLRPPVPDEPVFAQPWQGRAFALALLANRASGGNTDSFRHTLERLDAAAYFDDGYYGRWLNGAERILDESGLLPRDAVRARARALRGDQVAQPAALPRQRRAPSTRPPGSVRRVDTDPVFRVGQPVRTKDWAPDGHTRLPRYARSRPGVIDRVRTAFVFPDTNAHFRGENPQYVYSVRFAAADLFGAGTDDFDVTLDLYESYLEARR
- a CDS encoding VOC family protein — protein: MDAKLEVIVIPVADVDRSLQFYRDTLGWRPDADFSVEEGYRIVQVTPPGSPCSVIFGDGVTTAAPGSVQGLYLVVTDIQATRDELAGRGVAVSEVFHDRSGVFNRAGDAARVAGPDPEGRSYTSHASFADPDGNEWILQQVTERLPGR
- a CDS encoding redoxin domain-containing protein, which encodes MRADIVPGAIFPDYQLSDHTAHRRTLSELQGQHPMVLVLSRGGFCPKDRRQAEQLVQFHRELEVAYCRLVTISTDNITETNEYRSGVGAHWPFLSDAGRKVAKDLDIAEYTDPLHNPMIPHVVVLEPGLVVYKVYNGYWFFGRPTMEELRMDLRAVLQKCRPDWDITESRLKAEWEAGNKDLFYPYGKTYAQSIGEQD
- a CDS encoding MFS transporter is translated as MASPTSTEGAIRSLIPARIDRLPWSSFHTRMVIALGGAWILDGLEITIASAVADTLSRPETLGLSSAAVGLLATVYLAGEVVGALFFGRLSDKLGRRNLFMVTLGVYLLGSALTALTLGNGAGWVAFLYVTRFIAGMGIGGEYAAINSAIDELIPARYRGRVDIAVNGTYWAGAVLGTLGTFVFLKSMDLSVGWRLAFLIGPVLGLVILVVRRHLPESPRWQVMNGREAAAEESISYIEREVKATGVDLPPVDENKAIELRPTEKIGYLALTRVLFKQYPSRSMLGASLMISQSFLYNAIFFTYTLVLGKFYGVPSESTPLYLIAFAVGNLAGPLTIGHFFDTIGRRKMIAGTYVLSGLLLALSAVLFNAGALNALTQTIAWCVIFFFASAGASSAYLTVSEIFPLEVRAKAIAVFFAIAQCFGALGPVIYGALIGDGSEPFRLFLGYLLGAAVMIAGGLVAWFLAVDAEGKSLEDIATPLAAQETPRRRGSVRAEGAQLPRAP